The Leptospira saintgironsiae genome contains the following window.
AATAAAAATGGAATATACTTGAAAATTAGGCTAATGCCACCTAGTTTACGAATATTTAAAATTGCATTTTGCAAGGGAATCGATCGCGATTTAAGAGCGGTTTATAGACCTTCTCTTTTTAAGTCCCGGCCCATTAAATCTCTAACAACCTCCTTCGGATTCTTATGCTCGTAAAGCATTTTATACACCTCGGTGGTTATTGCCATTTCGATACCTAATTTCTGGGATAATTCGAATCCACTTTTTGCGGTTTTAACCCCTTCTGCAACTTCTACCATTCCACCTAAAATAGAATCCAAACTTTCTCCTTGTCCCAATCTAAAACCGACTGTCCTGTTTCTGGAAGCATCTCCACAACAAGTAAGGATCAAATCTCCCATTCCGGAAGGCCCTAAAAATGTAAGAGGATCCGCTCCCAATTTGACTCCTAACCTGGAAATTTCGGTTAATCCTCTTGTGATCAAAGCAGCTCTAGTATTCTGTCCGAATCCTAATCCGTCAGAAACTCCTGCAGCAATTGCGATCACATTTTTTAAAGAACCGCCAACTTCTACTCCGACCACATCTGGAGTCCAATAGGTCCTAAAATAAGTGAAACTGAATATTTCTTGTACCTTTCTTGCAGTTGCTTCATTCTTAGATGCGATACTCACTATCGTTGGTACACGTTTGACCAACTCTTTTGCAAAACTAGGTCCAGAAAGATAAGATAATTTGCTATGAAATTTGCCTGGAAGTTCTGCTTCAAAGATTTCGGAAACCAATCTAAGACTTCCATTTTCTATTCCTTTACTTGCGGAAACAATAGGAGCCTTTTCAGGTAGAAAGGATTTAATTTCTTTTAGAATATCAGTAATTGCGTGGGAAGGAGGAGCAGAAACGATCATGTCCTTGTCCCGAACAGCCTCTTCTAAACTTGTACTTCCTTTTAAATTTTTAGGAAGATCTATGCCTGGTAAATATTTTTCGTTCCGATGGTTCTCGTTAATCTCTTGGATCAGTCCAGAGTTCCTTCCCCAAATGGTAACATCATAACCTTTGTCTGCTAACAACACACCTAAAGAAGAACCAAAACTTCCAGATCCGATAACGCCGATTTGCATGAGATACCCTTTCCCCGACTAACCCTAAGGAGTGATGATCCTGACCTGGAAAGCCTAAACGGCAAGAAAAAAAAGCAGGGAAAAAGGAAGCTCATTCCATTCTTATTTTAGCATAAAACAGAAATGAAGTTTACCGACCAAATCCAAAGGATTAATTTTGTTCTCCATGCTCGATTTGCGGAAACTTTCGGGATTCAATCTTTTAGATTTTCTGACGGGGAAAAATTCCTTGGAAGAAAAAGCCTTAAAGAGCAATTACAGGATCGCCGTTTTACTTCATTCTTTGAATAAGGTTCTGCAAAAAAAAGTGGTAGAGGGAACTGAAGATCTAGAGTCCCTAGTAATGGATTCAGGTCGGGGTGTCTTATACCTTTCCGGACATTATTCTATCCAAGGATTGGCCTGGTCCAAAATTTTAAGAACAAATCATATCAGATACAAACTCTCTTTACGACCTGTAAAAGTGGACGGAAACAGAGTGGTGTTTCGAATAGAAGCATTTAGACTCTATGATCATAACCCAAGATCCATAGATCCAATACGGATTTTTTCTAAAGTTTTCAAATTCCATAGAAAATTAATATTAGAGGAAATAGTCGAAGAAATTCCTGAAATATTATCCCTTACGGAAGTCGGGAATGAGATCAGAGTCGACTTAAATTATTTTTTAGCAGAAATTCCGGAAGTAGCAGGAGCTGTTTCAGTCCAAAAGGTAATCCCCGAAAAAGGAAATGTATTCTTATTCGTGCGCTCTAATACAATTTTAAAACCATTATTGGATTTTTTTGGTCCGGACTATCTGAGAATAGAACCGATATCGGAGAACGAAGACAGCATGCTCATGCTGTGGAGGGATTAGAAAGATTGGACATTATCGTGGGTTTTTCAAGAATCAGTATAGAAAGGGTCGAACGGCTTTAAGTCGTTTAACATAAAATTAGGATAAGTCCAAATGAGGATCATTTACCTCACCGATATCCACGACGGACTCAGAGGATTGAAAGAAGTCCTTCTAGGAACCGAATGCGACTTGTACCTATTCTCCGGCGATATAATCTATAAAGCCTTTTTTAACCCAGAACGTATTATCGAATTTGTAACACTTCAAGAAGATATGTATCGGATCATGGATGATATCAAAGAAGAGATCAATCCTTATGATTACGCAACAAGAGCGGTACGTTTTCCGGAGAAGTACCAGCCTAACGTGGTAGAAAAATCCCACGATTACAGAAGATTATTCCACCAAGCCGCAAAAACGATGAAGGAAAAATACGAACTCATCGAGATCATTATCCAAAAATACGCAAAAGCTCCTGTATGGTTACTACCAGGAAATTATGATATAGATCTTCAATATTCCGCGTTATACGAAAGAGACCTGCACAGAAAAACCTTCGATATGGGAGGATTAAAATTTGCAGGTTATGGTGGAGCTCCAGTGATCACTTCTGGAATTCCAGAAAAGTTAGCAGTAAAATTCCACGAGTACAATCGTAACGGAAAAAATTACAGCGAACCAGAAGACTTTTTCAAAGAAGAAAATCCAGATGTGGTTGTGATCCATAATCCAGCTTATGGATTTTTAGATAAGATCCCAAGTTTTGGTAATGTAGGCTCCCAGGGGATCAGAAGATATTTAGACGATTATTCTCCTGCCTTAGTTGTCTCGGGCCATGTTCACGAAGACCAAGGGATCGTAAAAAAAGGAAAAACAGTGTTTTTGAATCCTTCTAATTTTGGACCGGTTGATTCAGTCTTCGGATTTCAACCTGGAGGCTTCTTCTCTGAAATAGAAATAGAAAACAATCTTGTAAAAAATGTAAAACTGAATAGACTATCGGATCACTCAATTCGCCACCTTTTAGAAGTCGATTGCTCTGGAGACAAGTTAGAGCTTGTCCATGCAAGCAGCGACTCAGAAGTTTCGGCGGAAGATTTTATCCGATAGTTATGACTCTTCCCAAACTAAGTTCAAACTCCAATATTATAAAATTTTTAGGTCTGAAAAAGTTTTTCAGATCTCACGAAACTGGAGTCTCCAGAGAAAGAATAGAAGATTTCAAAAAATTTAATAAACTCATCAATTACGGAGGAGACGAAGTAGCATTCGATATCTTAGGCTCCTTAAATTTCGGCCAGGCCACTTCTGATTCTGACACAGACATAGTAATGTATACCAGATGTGAAGAAGGTAAGATGGGAGAATGTGGACTGGAAAATTGTTATAAAATTGCACTTTTCAAACATATGTTCTTGAACCTGGTTACCTTTGAACATAATTCTCAAGCTTATAAATTGGAAATCGTGGATTGTATCAATCTAAACCAATTAGAAAAAGATATAAAAGATAAGAATGCTGATTCTGCTTTACTCATTCGTTTTTGCTTTTACAGATCTATTTGTAGAGGAGTGAATCGTAGGCTTCTTCATAAATACGAAAATATGATCTCAGAGAACCTTCCTCTTTGGGAAAAAATTTCAGAGTCACTAGAAGAATGTTTCGAAGGAATTATTAAATCTTCTCAGCATACTTATTCATTTCATAAATACGCAGGAAGATTAGCAGACAAGGGAATCAAATTGCCCGGTTCTATGGCGGAGAAAATAAAGGATTATCTAAAACAATGATCACCTTTCTCACCTTAGTTGCTTGTTTGGCCGCCGCCGCCATCTTCTTCCATGTTTTATATACTGTAGATACAAAACGTTTGGATAAAAAAGATTCCAAACGACCTAAAGACAAAGATTATGGAAATCCAAGAAAAGTATACGGTGGAAATTGGGACCCGAACATTCCTCGCCCCAGACTTTGTCCTGTATGTGGTCGGTTCTTGGATAAGAATGAATACTTATACGCAGTTCTTTTTGAACCTGCAACTCCTGGCGCAAAACGACAGGCGCGGATTTATGGTTGCCGTTACTGTTACCTAGGATTGGATGATTCAAGTTCGGCTCCAGAGGAGATGGTGCAAAATTCTCCTCAACCGAAACCAGTCCAGGATGAAGAACTCGGTCTCTGATAAAAAAAATTCTACCGTTTCCCTAACTAGCTCCATCGGAGTCGTTAAAGGTGTTGGTCCTAAAAAGCAGGAAGTTTTGGAATCCGTAGGGATCAAAACTATTCAGGATCTTTTAGGATGGTTTCCGCGCAGATACTTAGATCGGAACTTAACAGAAAACATTCTACTCAAGCAAGGAGAATCAGTTACCTTAATTTTAGAAGTAATCGATTCTTATCTGGCTCATGGAAAAAAATCCAGACTAGTAGTTTCTGCAAAAACAAAAAACAACGAACCTATCAGTTTAGTTTTCTTCAGAGGTATCCAGTTTTTTCGGCGAGTTTTCCAACCCGGAATTCTTGTAGCTGTAACCGGTAAATTGGAATATTTCAGAGGATTCCAACTCATGCATCCTGATTACGAAGTTCTATCTTATGGTGGGAACTCCGACATTTCAGAAGATGATCTTCCGGAAAGCATTCACACTGGTCGTATCATTCCTCTTTATCCTACAACGGAAGCGATGAGAGATGAACATCTTAACTCCAGAGAACTTCGCAAACTCATACACTTTGCTTTAAGACTTTTAGAAGGTAGAATCCAGGAAATCCTACCAGCACAAGTCGTTAAAAAAAGAAATCTAATGGATAGAGCCCAGGCTTATAATGAGATCCATTTTCCTACAGAAGATGAACAATTAGGAAGAGCAAGGACAAGATTTAAATACGAAGAACTATATTATTTCAATCTTCTGATAGAATATAAACGTTCTCAAAGAGCAAAAGTTCCCCGGCTTTTATGGCCTCTTCCTGAATCTAAAACGGCAAAAGATCTGATCAAAAATCTACCCTTCGAATTAACTCCGGACCAAAAAGAAAGCATCGCAAAAATTTCAGAATGGACCAAGTCAGATACTCCGGCTGCAATCCTATTGCAAGGAGATGTAGGTTCCGGAAAAACCTTGGTAGCACTTTTAACCGCGCTCAAATATACGGATAATCAAGTTCAAGTGTGTATGGTCGCACCTACAGAAATTTTAGCCAGACAACATTACCAAACTGTAATGAATTTTTTAGGAAACATGCCTTTCTTACGAATAGAACTTTTAGTAGGAAAAGAACCTAAAAAAACCAGGGCAGAAAAACTATTCAGGATCAAAACAGGAGAATCTTTATTTATTATAGGGACTCACAGTGTTTTCCAAGAAGACGTGATCTTCAAAGACCTGGGACTTGCAATCATAGATGAACAGCATAAGTTCGGAGTAGAACAAAGAGAAACATTAAGATCCAAAGGAAAAAATCCGGACATTCTCGCGATGACTGCGACTCCTATTCCAAGAACACTTTGTCTTACTCTGTACGGCGACTTAGAATTAGTGACCTTAAAAAATCGACCTGCTGGCAGAATCCCGATCAAAACATTATGGTTCACAGAAGGTAAAAGATCCGGAGTTTATAAATCCATCCAAAAATACGTCTCCCAAGGAAGACAATGTTATATTGTTTACCCTTTGGTAGAAGAATCCGAAAAATCGGATCTTAAATCCTGTATAGAAGCATACGAAACATTAAGAAAAGATGTTTTTCCAGAATTCAAAGTGGGACTTCTTCACGGGAAAATGGAAACTTCCGAAAAAGATAGGGTCATGAAATTGTTCCAACAAAATGAGATCCAAATATTAGTCAGCACCACAGTTATAGAAGTAGGTGTAGACGTTCCGAATGCTTCTGTAATGGTAATAGAACACTCAGACAGATTCGGGATCTCTCAACTTCACCAGCTAAGAGGGCGTGTGGGCCGGGGAAAACATGAGAGCTTTTGTATCTTAATTTCAGACTCCAAAATTACAGAAGAAGCAAGATATCGCATCCAAGCCTTAGTCGATTCTGATGATGGCTTCTTCTTATCCGAAGCTGACCTAAAATTGAGAGGCCCCGGAGAACTTTTAGGCGTAAGACAAAGTGGACTGCCAGACTTTAAGATCGCTGACTTAAGAGAAGATAGCCAATGGATTGAGATTTCCAGAGAAGATGCGAATCAATTTGGGAATTTGGGAGATCTTGAAAAATCGGAAATCGTTTCCAGATTTTCGGAAGGCGCTTTATTGTTTTCGAATTAAGAGGAAAAATTTCCGGCCGACTAAGAATGTTCAGTCGACCGAAAATTAACGATCCGCGAACGGATCAGTAGATAAACGGAATAATTGTCGGTCTAGGGTTTAGATCGCAAGTAAAACCACCTAAATCCACAGTAAGTATGTTAATGATCAATGCTTCATTTGCACAATCGTCAACATCTGCTTTGTTATAGTATTTATCTTCTTCTACTTTTGCTAATTGAGGAGCAAGAATAGAAAGAACTTCGAAACCGCCCACTGCGGATCCAATAACTGCACTTGTCAGGATAATACTTTTTGCTTCTTTTCCATCTACGGTATCCGGATAGGATAGACCAATTGCATCGAATAGAACACAATTAAAAGTTAGGAACAGGGGCAGAAGAAGAGCGATGATTTTTTTCATCCAGGGTTCTCCCAATTTGTTTTTTACAAAAAATTTCCAATTAGAGCTTAACTTCAACCGAATTTCATAAGTAATGCAATACAAATTTCCAGATTTCAAGGCCGGAGTTTGTCATAAAGTCCCAGAAATTTCTGTAGTAGCATTTGTGTCTTTAACAGATTAGGGCTACTAGAAAATCCCTTTTCTCCAAGTCGCCGAAGAAGAATATGGAATTATGCCGTTCCTATTCCGATGTTTAGTACTTGTTCTGATTTTCGGTACCTTCTCCTTATTTTCGCAAACAACAGACGAAATCTACCAAGGTATCGCTGAAACTTCTTACCTGATTGGAGATTTTCCTAGGGAAAAAGCTCTCGTGTCTTTTACAAACCCTGGAGAT
Protein-coding sequences here:
- a CDS encoding metallophosphoesterase family protein, whose protein sequence is MRIIYLTDIHDGLRGLKEVLLGTECDLYLFSGDIIYKAFFNPERIIEFVTLQEDMYRIMDDIKEEINPYDYATRAVRFPEKYQPNVVEKSHDYRRLFHQAAKTMKEKYELIEIIIQKYAKAPVWLLPGNYDIDLQYSALYERDLHRKTFDMGGLKFAGYGGAPVITSGIPEKLAVKFHEYNRNGKNYSEPEDFFKEENPDVVVIHNPAYGFLDKIPSFGNVGSQGIRRYLDDYSPALVVSGHVHEDQGIVKKGKTVFLNPSNFGPVDSVFGFQPGGFFSEIEIENNLVKNVKLNRLSDHSIRHLLEVDCSGDKLELVHASSDSEVSAEDFIR
- a CDS encoding TIGR04452 family lipoprotein, encoding MKKIIALLLPLFLTFNCVLFDAIGLSYPDTVDGKEAKSIILTSAVIGSAVGGFEVLSILAPQLAKVEEDKYYNKADVDDCANEALIINILTVDLGGFTCDLNPRPTIIPFIY
- the recG gene encoding ATP-dependent DNA helicase RecG, which encodes MKNSVSDKKNSTVSLTSSIGVVKGVGPKKQEVLESVGIKTIQDLLGWFPRRYLDRNLTENILLKQGESVTLILEVIDSYLAHGKKSRLVVSAKTKNNEPISLVFFRGIQFFRRVFQPGILVAVTGKLEYFRGFQLMHPDYEVLSYGGNSDISEDDLPESIHTGRIIPLYPTTEAMRDEHLNSRELRKLIHFALRLLEGRIQEILPAQVVKKRNLMDRAQAYNEIHFPTEDEQLGRARTRFKYEELYYFNLLIEYKRSQRAKVPRLLWPLPESKTAKDLIKNLPFELTPDQKESIAKISEWTKSDTPAAILLQGDVGSGKTLVALLTALKYTDNQVQVCMVAPTEILARQHYQTVMNFLGNMPFLRIELLVGKEPKKTRAEKLFRIKTGESLFIIGTHSVFQEDVIFKDLGLAIIDEQHKFGVEQRETLRSKGKNPDILAMTATPIPRTLCLTLYGDLELVTLKNRPAGRIPIKTLWFTEGKRSGVYKSIQKYVSQGRQCYIVYPLVEESEKSDLKSCIEAYETLRKDVFPEFKVGLLHGKMETSEKDRVMKLFQQNEIQILVSTTVIEVGVDVPNASVMVIEHSDRFGISQLHQLRGRVGRGKHESFCILISDSKITEEARYRIQALVDSDDGFFLSEADLKLRGPGELLGVRQSGLPDFKIADLREDSQWIEISREDANQFGNLGDLEKSEIVSRFSEGALLFSN
- a CDS encoding NAD(P)H-dependent glycerol-3-phosphate dehydrogenase, with amino-acid sequence MQIGVIGSGSFGSSLGVLLADKGYDVTIWGRNSGLIQEINENHRNEKYLPGIDLPKNLKGSTSLEEAVRDKDMIVSAPPSHAITDILKEIKSFLPEKAPIVSASKGIENGSLRLVSEIFEAELPGKFHSKLSYLSGPSFAKELVKRVPTIVSIASKNEATARKVQEIFSFTYFRTYWTPDVVGVEVGGSLKNVIAIAAGVSDGLGFGQNTRAALITRGLTEISRLGVKLGADPLTFLGPSGMGDLILTCCGDASRNRTVGFRLGQGESLDSILGGMVEVAEGVKTAKSGFELSQKLGIEMAITTEVYKMLYEHKNPKEVVRDLMGRDLKREGL